In Planococcus versutus, the DNA window TAATAACAATGCGTTGAATCTCACTGGTGCCTTCATAAATTTCCGTTACTTTCGCGTCGCGGAACAAACGCTCGACTGGATAATCCTTCGTGTATCCGTAACCGCCAAATACTTGAATGGCTTCAATCGTCACGTCCATTGCTGTTTTCGAAGCAAAAAGTTTTGCCATTGAAGCTTGTTTATTGCAATCTTTGCCTTGCGCATACAAGTCAGCTGCATTATAAACGAGTAATTTCGCTGCTTCTACTTGCGTAGCCATATCTGCTAGTTTAAAACCAACACCTTGTTGATGAGCAATTGGTTTTCCAAACTGTACGCGTTCTTTTGCATAAGCTACTGCGTATTCATAAGCCGCTTCAGCAATACCAAGTGCCTGTGCTGCGATGCCAATACGCCCAACGTTCAAATTCGCCATTGCGATGCTGAATCCTTTATTTTCCTCGCCTAACAGGTTTTCAGCTGGAACGCGCATGTTTTCGAATGTTAGTTGAACGGTTTTCGAACCATGCATTCCCATTTTCTTTTCGTTTTTCCCAATGATTAATCCCGGTGTGTCTTTTTCAACGATAAACGCTGAAATTCCACGAGATCCGGCAGCGGGTTTTGTAGAAGCAAAGACAATATACGTATCAGCTGCACCACCGTTTGTAATAAACACTTTCGAGCCGTTTAATACATAGTCATCGCCGTCTAAAACAGCTTTTGTTTTAAGACTTCCAGCGTCAGATCCTGCAGCAGGTTCTGTTAAACAAAAAGCTCCAAGATATTCACCACTTGCTAATTTTGGTACATATTTTTCAATTTGCTGCTGCGATCCGAAATTTAGAATCGGGTTTGTGCCGACAGATGTGTGAACGGATAAAATGACTCCAACCACACCGCTAACTTTTGATAATTCATGAATCGCCGTAATATAAGAAGTGAAATCCATTTCTGATCCGCCGTATTTTTCCGGAGCGGTAATTCCCATTAATCCAAGCTTGCCCATTTTTTTTATGATTTCTGTAGGAAATTCATCATTTTCCATATTTTCAATAAAAGGTGCAATTTCTTCTTTGGCGAAATCTCGTACCATATTGCGCATCATCAGCTGCTCGTCTGTAAAGTTCAAATCCATTCTGGTTCCTCCTAATTGTTATGCGTAGCTATAGAAACCACGTCCGGTTTTCTTGCCAAGCCATCCTGCCTTCACATATTGACGCAATAACGGGCTTGGACGATATTTGCTGTCACCAAATCCTTCATGCAGTACTTCCATAATGTAAAGACACGTATCCAGTCCAATAAAATCCGCTAATTCAAGTGGGCCCATTGGATGATTCATGCCCATTTTCATAATGTCATCAATGGCTTCTTTTGTTGCCACACCTTCTTGAAGCGTAAAAATCGCTTCGTTGATCATCGGCATCAAAATACGATTTGCGACAAACCCAGGAAAGTCATTTACTTCTACAGGCGTTTTTGATAATTGCACAGTCATTTCTTCTACTTTTTTATACACTTCATCTGAAGTAGCTAGTCCGCGAATAATTTCTACTAATTTCATGACTGGTACTGGATTCATGAAATGCATCCCAATTACTTGTTCTGGACGATTTGTTACTGCCGCGATTTCTGTAATAGGCAGTGATGATGTATTGGTTGCTAAAATTGTGTGTGCTGGTGTTACTTCGTCTAGTGTTTTAAAAATACTATGTTTAATTGCCATGTTTTCAACCGCTGCTTCAATGACGATATCAACATCGTGTGCATCTTTTAAATCTAGTGATGGTGTGATGCGTCCAAGAACTGCTATTTTTTCATCTTCTGTCATCCGGCCTTTTTCAACATTGCGCGTTAAATTTTTTGTAATTGTGACAATGCCTTTGTCGTAGGCTTCTTGTTTCATATCATTTAATTTAACGTTTAGTCCTGCTTGCGCACAAACTTGTGCGATGCCTGAACCCATTTGGCCAGCGCCTATAACCATCACGTTTTGAATCGTCATCTTTAGTTTGCCTCCTTTGGAACTTCAATCATAATTGCATCACCTTGTCCGCCACCTGAGCAGATTGCCGCGATGCCGATGCCGCCTCCACGACGTCTTAGTTCGTAAGCAAGTGTGAGGATAATACGTGAACCACTTGCTCCAATTGGGTGTCCAAGTGCAACTGATCCGCCATTAACGTTTACTTTTTCAGCATCGAGTCCTGCAATTTCCGAGCTTGCTAATGCAACTGCAGCAAATGCTTCATTGATTTCGAATAAATCGATTTCTTCTAATGATTTACCTGTTTTCTTTAATAGCTCATTGATTACGATTCCTGGAGTTTCTGGGAAACGATGAGGTTCAATGGCTATTTCTGTATGAGAAAGGATATGAGCCAGTATGTTTTTGCCTTCTTTTTGTGCACGCTCTTCATTCATTAACACAAGTGCTGCTGCTCCGTCATTAATGCCAGGTGCGTTTCCGGCCGTGATTGTGCCGTCTTTACCAAATGCCGGCTTTAATTTCGCTAATGCTTCCACGGTCGAATTGGCGCGAGGCGCTTCGTCGGTATCCACGGTAATAGGATCACCTTTACGCTGTGGAATATCGATTGCAACAATTTCTTCTGCGAATAAATCTTTCGCTTTGATTGCACGTTCATGTGAGCGGGCTGACCAGTTGTCTTGCTCTTCGCGCGTTAAGTCAAAATCTTCAGCTGTTGAGTTGCCGTAAGTTCCCATGTGAACGCGGTCTGGATGGAATGAGCATGATAATCCATCGTGGACCATGCCATCAATTACTTGTGCATCGCCCATGCGAAGACCCCAACGTGCTTTTGGTAAATAATAAGGTGCATTCGACATGGACTCCATGCCACCTGCTACAATTACTTCTTCATCACCTAAACGAATAATTTGGTCTGCCAATGTAACACTGCGCATGCCCGATGCACATACTTTGTTAATTGTTTCAGATTTTACGTTATATGGAATTCCTGCCTTAACAGCTGCTTGGCGAGAAGGGATTTGTCCTTGTCCAGCTTGCAACACGTTACCCATAATCACTTCTTGAACATCTGCTGGTTGAATACCTGCACGGCTCATTGCAGCTTTGATAGCTGCTGCTCCAAGATCGCTTGCTGTCAACGTGCTCAAGTTTCCACCGAACTTACCAAATACTGTACGTGCTCCATCAATGATGACTGTTTTTGCCATGATAATTTCCTCCCCTTAATGTGTTTCGTTGTAAACGGTTTCAATTATTTTAAAAAGAAAAAATATTTTTTATGCTTGCTTGAGTATCCCGCAAAAAGTATGCGTCAAGCGTGATTTCTTCATTTGTTAATTCGATTGTTTAGTGACTGAACGCTCGCTCGATTTTTACCAAAAAGAAAAGGGAGCATTATACTCCCTTGTGTGTTTATTGCTTATTCTATTATTCTACTCAGTTTCCTCGTAATAAGCAATTATTTCTTACTGCATATTTGTTTGCTTATTGGACAATTGCTTCTGGCTCTGGTGTTGCATTTCCAAGAACAGCCATCTCCAATAATTCCGCTACATCGTACGTGCCCACTTGTTCTTCCACTTCTTTTGCTTTAGTGCCGTCTGACAACATCGTCAAGCAGTACGGGCAACCAGAAGAAATCATAGTCGGACTAACTTCAAGTGCTTGTTCTGTACGAGCAACATTGACGCGGTGACCTGCATTTTCTTCCATCCACATCATTCCGCCACCGGCTCCACAGCACATACCATCTTCGCGGTTACGAGCCATTTCAACTAGTTCTACACCTTGAATCGCTTTTAATATCTCGCGCGGTGCATCGTAGACATCGTTATACCGACCAAGGTAACAAGAATCGTGGAATGTGATGCGTTCGTTTACTGGGAATTGCGGTTTTAATCGACCTTCTTGAACGAGATCAAATAGCATTTCCGTATGGTGATACACTTCTACTTTAAAACCAAAATCCGGGTATTCGTTTTTGAAAATGTTGTAAGCATGCGGATCAATCGTAACAATTTTCTTGACTTCTGCTTTTTCAAATTCTTTAATATTAGCGGTTGCTAGTTCTTGGAACAAGAATTCGTTTCCGAGACGACGTGGTGTATCGCCTGAGTTTTTTTCTTTGTTTCCGAGAATCGCGAATTTCACGCCTGCTTCATTCATTAAACGTGCAAACGATAAAGCAATTTTTTGTGAACGACTATCAAACGATCCCATTGAACCAACCCAGAACAAGAATTCGAACTCTTCTCCTGCTTTGTTTGCTTCTTTTACAGTAGGGATATGAATATCTGGACGTGCATCTCTCCAGTTTTCTTTTTCTTTACGGTTAAGCCCCCATGGATTTCCTTGACGTTCGATGTTGGTCATCGCGCGCTGTGCATCTGGATCCATTTTGCCTTCTGTCATTACTAGGTAACGACGAAGATCGATAATTTTGTCTACATGCTCGTTCATAACTGGACATTGATCTTCACAGTTACGGCAAGTTGTACATGCCCAAATTTCTTCTTCTGTAATAACGTCTCCAATTAGGCTCGGGCTGTAAAGTTCGTCGATGGTAATGCCTTCAGCGCCAGCGGCCATTGCCAACTGGTTTCCTTGTGTATTGTTAAATGCCATCGCTGGTACCCACGGTTTTTTCTGAGTCATCACCGCACCTGTATTTGTCAGGTTGTCGCGAAGTTTTGTGATCAAGTCCATCGGAGACAGCATTTTACCTGTTCCTGTTGCTGGACACATATTCGTACAACGTCCACATTCTACGCAAGCGTAGAAATCGATCATTTGGCTTTGTGAGAAATCAGTGATTTTCCCGACACCGAACGAAGGCATCGCATCTGGATCTTCTTCGTCTTCCATTTCTTCAAAGTTGATTGGCTTTAAACGGCCAACATGGTCAACTCTATGGAACCACGTGTTAACTGGTCCAAACACCAAGTGAGCGTGTTTTGATTGTGGTACATAAACTAGGAATGATAGGAGGAATAGTAAATGCGCCCACCACATAATGTAGAAAATTGTTATGGCTGCAGTTTCAGGCAACCAAGCAAATGCACCTGCTACTAGAGAAGCAACGGGCTCTGTCCAAGCAGCTTCGTGGCCGTGCCAAATCATGCCCATTCCGTTACCAACAAGCACCGTAACCATCAAGCCACCAATGAAAATCAACACAAGCCCTGATTTCCATCCACGTTTCAAGCGAACCAGTTTTTCAATATAACGTCTGTAAAACGCCCAAATTACTGCCACTAGAATCGTTAATGTTACGATTTCTTGAAAAAAAGTAAATGCTGGATAAAGTGGACCCAGCGGCAAATGTGAACCTGGTGATAACCCTTTAATAATAAAATCAATAGCACTTGCTTGAACTAATAAAAATCCATAAAAGAACATAACGTGAATCGTTCCGCTCTTCTTGTCTTTCAATAACTTTTTCTGACCAAATACGTTGACCATTACTTTGCGCACACGCTCGTTGAAATTTTCTTCAAACTCTACTTTCTTTCCGAGTTTAATAAAATCATATCTCGACTTTAATAAGTAGATGAAGAGATAAATTGCGTAAGCGGTTACAGCTATAAATAAAACCCAGTTTGCAATTAACAATGGCTCCATCGCGATATCCCCCTTATTATGTGTATTCTAAAAATAACTTACTCAAAGTTTACGTGAATGAGTGCAACTTGTCGATACTATGTTCTATATTAAAATATGAATGAGCATTCAGTCAACCTTAACTTAAAAGAGTTTTCAAGTTAACCCCTTATGATTTAACCTTTGAGAAATAAATGGCAGAAATATGTATTTTATTCTAATAAAAAAAGAAGTCTCCCACTACAGGATTCTTCTTTTACGTTACGAAGTGCTAATGGAATAAAGGTGTTTTCCGAAATCGCGTTGAATGCGTTCTAAATTTCGCGGTAGCACACCAACTAACACACAAGTAGCTGGTCCGCCTGAACAATTTACATCAAGTGCTGTGGAAATTTCTACGGGTCGATCCATTAACGATTGAAATTCTTGTTGGATGCCTTTTGAACCAACTGGCCAAATACGTTCGATTAAAGATGAGTCAAGCGCTTTTTTTAAGAGTTTCATATTAGCAACTTGCTCTGCATTAACTATGACTTGTTCTCCAACTAATGGAACGCCGTAAACAGACCAACAAAGCAATTCGGCATTTATTGGCTTTTTTTGTTGTTTGCCAATCATTGTGATAGCGATACCCGACTGCTGCGTCAGCATATTGGTTTCCGTGCTTCCTGAAATAGAAGGAAGCGTTGTTTGTGCTTCAGTGAATAACTCAGTGATCCCCGCAACATAAGCGTCCCAACTAGAAGCTCCGCTAAAATTATGCACAAGTACAGCTTGCGGCGTACTTCCCGCAGCCCATTGTTCGAGCAAGGCAACACGTGCTGCAAATTTCGCAGTGAGCGTGTTAGATACGTAGATCACATCTTGCTCTTTTTCGCCGATGCCTGCTGAATTATCTGACGTAATAATAAAATCATCAATTGCTACTTCATGACGCATGTCGTGCACCTCCACTTGCTTTTAACACATAAGGCATTAAAAGAGCGGCTACTACAGCATTGATAGAAGCTGCGATTAACAGTCCTGGAACTGACGCGTAAAAAAAAGCAGGTGACAATAAAAAGTAAAATGGAACTGCCGCTACTATTCCATTGCCAATTATAAAAGCTGGCCATTTTAACCAGTGTTTACCTGCTTGATGCAATTTTGCGAATAGCCATACTGCTGCCCACATTTCAACGGCAATGATCAAGTGGAATGGGCCAAGTGGCATGCCACCAAACAATGCCGAAATCAAATGACCAAATGCGGCAATGATTCCTGCGATTGGCGCTGAAAAAAACAATACCGCTACAAGCGCTGGCAAGGCATCAAGCGCAATAGATGTAATGCCGAGCGGTATTTTGATCATGCCCCAATGGCAGACAAACTAATAAACAAAGCAGCAAGCGCTAGTTTTTTCGTTTCCATCTTATTTTTCCGTTTTCTTGCTACGTCCGCCATTCTTAAAAACTTTTGCACTACGCACATACTCATTATCTGGAACATTCGCACGCGAATTAACTACTCGTGAAGCCGCAAATAAATAATCGGACAGGCGGTTTAAATAACGTTGAACAACTTGTGGGAACTCTTCGCCTGACTTCATCAACGTAACGGTTTGTCTTTCAGCACGGCGCGTAATCGTACGCGCTATGTGAAGTGTCGCAGCTGCTGGTGTTCCTCCTGGCAAAATAAAACGTTCAAGTAATGGAGGTTCTTCCATCAATTCGTCGATGCGCTTTTCTAAAACCTCTACTGGCTCTTCTGTCATTTTAAAATTTGGTTCTTTTCGTACATCTGCTAAATCTCCACCGCAATCAAATAATTCATTTTGAATTGCTTCTAAGTCTTCTAGTAAATCCGCATATTTTTCTGGAGCTAATTCCGTCATTGCTTTGCCGATAAACGAATTGACTTCATCGATTGTGCCGTATGCTTCTACGCGTGGCGCGTCTTTGTCTGCACGTGCTCCGATTAAACTTGTTTGACCTTTATCCCCTGTTTTTGTGTAAATTTTCATCTTGATCCGCTCCTTTGATTGTTTGTGGAATACCGTACCAAATGCGTGTAACTTGTTTTGCTTCGTTAAATAAAAACTGATATAACCGGCCAATGACGTCGCGCATTTCGCGCTCGATCCGTTCAGTTGGCACGATGCCACGATTCAAATCGGTTAAAATCCAAATTTGTTGCACTTGTCTGTTGTGCAGTATTTTTTTTACTTGTTCTATTATTTGTTGTTCCGACCATTCTTGTTCGAGTTGTTTTTTCACCCAATGTTCGAGTCCAGCAATAACTGCGATCGAACCACTAGGCAATGCTTGTGGCAAAACGCCTTCATGCCAGCAAGCCTCTTTGTTGTGTAGTTGATCTTTTACATAATGTCGTTTGCCGTTAAAGGCTCCACCGAAAACGATGTGCATAATGTTCGCTCCTCAAACGCTTGTCGACTTTGCCACGTTAACCGATGACAGCCGCCGTGTAGCGCAACTTGATCTTGAAAATTTTCTCCTAATGCCTTTGCTAGTAAATAGCGAATCGGTCCTCCGTGAAGAACTAACGTAACTTCATTGCCACT includes these proteins:
- a CDS encoding acyl-CoA dehydrogenase; the protein is MDLNFTDEQLMMRNMVRDFAKEEIAPFIENMENDEFPTEIIKKMGKLGLMGITAPEKYGGSEMDFTSYITAIHELSKVSGVVGVILSVHTSVGTNPILNFGSQQQIEKYVPKLASGEYLGAFCLTEPAAGSDAGSLKTKAVLDGDDYVLNGSKVFITNGGAADTYIVFASTKPAAGSRGISAFIVEKDTPGLIIGKNEKKMGMHGSKTVQLTFENMRVPAENLLGEENKGFSIAMANLNVGRIGIAAQALGIAEAAYEYAVAYAKERVQFGKPIAHQQGVGFKLADMATQVEAAKLLVYNAADLYAQGKDCNKQASMAKLFASKTAMDVTIEAIQVFGGYGYTKDYPVERLFRDAKVTEIYEGTSEIQRIVISKQLTK
- a CDS encoding 3-hydroxybutyryl-CoA dehydrogenase — encoded protein: MTIQNVMVIGAGQMGSGIAQVCAQAGLNVKLNDMKQEAYDKGIVTITKNLTRNVEKGRMTEDEKIAVLGRITPSLDLKDAHDVDIVIEAAVENMAIKHSIFKTLDEVTPAHTILATNTSSLPITEIAAVTNRPEQVIGMHFMNPVPVMKLVEIIRGLATSDEVYKKVEEMTVQLSKTPVEVNDFPGFVANRILMPMINEAIFTLQEGVATKEAIDDIMKMGMNHPMGPLELADFIGLDTCLYIMEVLHEGFGDSKYRPSPLLRQYVKAGWLGKKTGRGFYSYA
- a CDS encoding acetyl-CoA C-acetyltransferase, with amino-acid sequence MAKTVIIDGARTVFGKFGGNLSTLTASDLGAAAIKAAMSRAGIQPADVQEVIMGNVLQAGQGQIPSRQAAVKAGIPYNVKSETINKVCASGMRSVTLADQIIRLGDEEVIVAGGMESMSNAPYYLPKARWGLRMGDAQVIDGMVHDGLSCSFHPDRVHMGTYGNSTAEDFDLTREEQDNWSARSHERAIKAKDLFAEEIVAIDIPQRKGDPITVDTDEAPRANSTVEALAKLKPAFGKDGTITAGNAPGINDGAAALVLMNEERAQKEGKNILAHILSHTEIAIEPHRFPETPGIVINELLKKTGKSLEEIDLFEINEAFAAVALASSEIAGLDAEKVNVNGGSVALGHPIGASGSRIILTLAYELRRRGGGIGIAAICSGGGQGDAIMIEVPKEAN
- a CDS encoding (Fe-S)-binding protein, whose amino-acid sequence is MEPLLIANWVLFIAVTAYAIYLFIYLLKSRYDFIKLGKKVEFEENFNERVRKVMVNVFGQKKLLKDKKSGTIHVMFFYGFLLVQASAIDFIIKGLSPGSHLPLGPLYPAFTFFQEIVTLTILVAVIWAFYRRYIEKLVRLKRGWKSGLVLIFIGGLMVTVLVGNGMGMIWHGHEAAWTEPVASLVAGAFAWLPETAAITIFYIMWWAHLLFLLSFLVYVPQSKHAHLVFGPVNTWFHRVDHVGRLKPINFEEMEDEEDPDAMPSFGVGKITDFSQSQMIDFYACVECGRCTNMCPATGTGKMLSPMDLITKLRDNLTNTGAVMTQKKPWVPAMAFNNTQGNQLAMAAGAEGITIDELYSPSLIGDVITEEEIWACTTCRNCEDQCPVMNEHVDKIIDLRRYLVMTEGKMDPDAQRAMTNIERQGNPWGLNRKEKENWRDARPDIHIPTVKEANKAGEEFEFLFWVGSMGSFDSRSQKIALSFARLMNEAGVKFAILGNKEKNSGDTPRRLGNEFLFQELATANIKEFEKAEVKKIVTIDPHAYNIFKNEYPDFGFKVEVYHHTEMLFDLVQEGRLKPQFPVNERITFHDSCYLGRYNDVYDAPREILKAIQGVELVEMARNREDGMCCGAGGGMMWMEENAGHRVNVARTEQALEVSPTMISSGCPYCLTMLSDGTKAKEVEEQVGTYDVAELLEMAVLGNATPEPEAIVQ
- a CDS encoding ECF transporter S component encodes the protein MIKIPLGITSIALDALPALVAVLFFSAPIAGIIAAFGHLISALFGGMPLGPFHLIIAVEMWAAVWLFAKLHQAGKHWLKWPAFIIGNGIVAAVPFYFLLSPAFFYASVPGLLIAASINAVVAALLMPYVLKASGGARHAS
- a CDS encoding cob(I)yrinic acid a,c-diamide adenosyltransferase: MKIYTKTGDKGQTSLIGARADKDAPRVEAYGTIDEVNSFIGKAMTELAPEKYADLLEDLEAIQNELFDCGGDLADVRKEPNFKMTEEPVEVLEKRIDELMEEPPLLERFILPGGTPAAATLHIARTITRRAERQTVTLMKSGEEFPQVVQRYLNRLSDYLFAASRVVNSRANVPDNEYVRSAKVFKNGGRSKKTEK
- a CDS encoding bifunctional adenosylcobinamide kinase/adenosylcobinamide-phosphate guanylyltransferase — translated: MHIVFGGAFNGKRHYVKDQLHNKEACWHEGVLPQALPSGSIAVIAGLEHWVKKQLEQEWSEQQIIEQVKKILHNRQVQQIWILTDLNRGIVPTERIEREMRDVIGRLYQFLFNEAKQVTRIWYGIPQTIKGADQDENLHKNRG